Within the Megalops cyprinoides isolate fMegCyp1 chromosome 10, fMegCyp1.pri, whole genome shotgun sequence genome, the region AATCTATCAGTTTCAggaccctctctttctccctttctccctcccctccccttcgccttctctctccctctccctctcttaagCCCCGTACACGCTCTCATTGCTGTAGGTCATGTAGAGAAAGAGATCTTCTTCATGGTGTTCctgaaagagaggcagagacacgGATGGTTAATACAGCACGCTGTAAGTGGTCGACGGGACTGGGAACAGTGCATTAACGGAGCTGGCGGGTGGGGGGCAGCAAGGGGATTACCTCATAGACAGCAGAAAGAGGGGAGctggatggagggagggagttgTTGACAAAGAAGAAAAGCGCCTCCTCTGGCCGCATGGACACCCGCTGCCTGATCAAGAAGCACAGCTGACCCACTGTGGGCGGGAGACACAGGCCGTCACTATTTACATTTGGACAGAAACTGGTTTTTACTCTCATTTACCCTACACAATAACTAGCAGaacaaataattcaaatgaTGTCAGTTTTCAGTCTCTCTTTTCTACTAATTTCatagaaatcaaaacaaaaactaaaatgcaCAGATGGTGAGTGgctgtgatctttttttaaaaaggcacatATCCCTTAGTTGTCTCTCTTGAATTCTTTATCATCTTCTAGTTATATTTAGCCACTAGGGAGTGCAACAGCCATGATGCACAGACCACCTAATACCCTGAAGGGAAACAACATTGCATAACATGAGGGAGACTGAGCgaaagagacagatagaggCTGTGGTAAACATATCATAATGTCACATCGCTCCACATTAGTAtgataatgaaatgcaatgagAATAAAGAATGCCCACAATGAGGTCTGTACTGGAGGTGGTGAAATGGTGTACAGAAGTAGCATCCTACCAGGTCAGGATTACATGCTCAGAGAAACAGGggcaaacaaatgtaaacaaatgtaaaccTGCCTGTCAGATCAGAGGGAACCAGGTATTTCTTCTTGTCCAGATCAGGAGCTCTTGATCTTGCAGCCCTCTCCACGATTATCTAATAGGGAACCACATCaattattttctaatttttgcaccaaatatttgtcatttcttAAACAAAGCAGATAATTGTCATACATTTCCAATAAACAGTAAATGACGCACCTAAATTTTCCTGTATAAGTTTTTTAAGCTGGCTGTGTGTCGTTCTTCACATACCCGAAACGCTCACGTACACGTACGCAGAAGCAAGAAAGCTGCTCTCGGCCGGGCGTGATGCAGAAGGCCTGCATAATCGTTACTGTCGCTTTCGCCACTGACATGCATGACTTCGGCGAGGGGACTAACCGGTATCTTGTCGGGATGTTTGGCTCGGACTCTCTCTCCTTCCGCTCTCCTCACTTCCAGGGGCACGCTACGCTGATAATGACTGCtcatctggagagagagacagagagacgatggagagagatggaggaaaggTTAAACATGCACACTGAACGACGGGAACGGattaacacactgacactgaaaggAAAGGGGGTCGCTAGACCTAAATACAGTGACGGCCTAAGTGGGAGCTGCTCTACATTGGCTTACTCTGGGAGTAAGACTCCAGCAAAATATGTATGGAGGTGGGCACATTCAAGGGTCAAACTAACAAACATTGCACTGGTAAACTCAATGTATAATTCATTGTTAGGTAGACTAGCGAGATATGCAGTCATCATATCCATTACAAAAATTACCACTAGTCATTACCTACGTACCACTATGACCAGCCGAGTGCGTTGATGCGACAACTGAGCAAGCGCACtcactagctaacttagctaggTCTGTCCTGTCCGGATAGTTAGCAAAATggtgtatttttcagtttaacaGAGCTAACTAGCTACCCAATGGGAACAGCAGCTAGCTAGTCATCtgttatgaaatgtataaacatGGGTAGCAATACAACTTGCGAAGCAAACCTTAGCTACATTGTGTACTTATGTCGGTTTAGACGAAGAGCAAGTTAGTATACGCTAGtttagtagctagctaatgaaGTACTGCGTcgctggctagctggctagttagcttaCCGCTCAGAAACTCACCTTGCCTTGGGAAACAATGCAATACCAAGAGCCTAATTGACGGTTGGTAAAATTTCAAGCTTTACCTACGGAATTTGACCGAATATATCACACTTTATCAAGGTATGATACCACTACAGTATCAACACCAAAACAGTGATAATTCAACCTGTCTTAAATTgcaatctatttttaaaatgtcgACGGATCCACGTCTCCCCACAGAATCAACAACAAATAGTACAACGCCCCTTAAGAGCCAGTTTCGCCAATGAGCAGCCTGAATTTTGATTGACATGATTGTTGTCCATTCAGCGGGAGAGAAGGGGCGgaaattgtgtttgtttacgGCGTTCCCATTGCTTTGACGGTGCTGTCATTTGTCCTTTGCTAGCCGTTCCTGTTCCTCGATTTTAGGCGAAAAGAGTTAATTGACGGTGCCTTAAGCCAATAGCAATGAAGGTAAACTGGGCCAGAAAAAGGGGGTGGAGGGAAAAACAGCTGCGTGTATTACGTGTCGGACCTCAAGCGAgtgaatgtactgtacaaaCGTGTGAGGTTGcgtttttgcttgtttgttttttcccccccccatttctgtgtgtacatgatACATGCTGGAAACACTTGTCCAAAATCAGATTAGCGTGGTCTgttcttgatttatttttgtaatgacTCGGGTtacattttcaatgcaaattGTGTGGCACAAACaagatgaaacatttacatgtgGTTTGTGGTTTTAAAGGTAGAGTCAACTGGTCTTTTTAGGTAAGCGTCAGCAGTGAGATATTCGTGTGTTTCGTATATTCCATGtttattgcatattttttccCGACTGCAATAAGAATCTTTTAATAACACTTTAAAGGTATATAAATCAAATCCTGTTTAACACAGTGTGCATTAATGTTCAAATATTAATGCACATAGGCATCTTTTATTTTCCTAAATATATCATTTGacaatataaacatttaaaggACTTCTCATATATAGGtccaaaataaaacagcatataCTTTCTCTTGTTCTCTATTACTTCtagacataaatatatacatgtattacaGATGTATTGCATTTCACAGCCTTGTGCAATATAGTGACACGTACTGATATGTATGTTTGCAgataatatatacacatgctACACTTTCTATTGCCATACTGTAGCTGAGGGGTCATAATTGTAGCTTTTTTAAGGAAGTACActtatgcatttatattcattGTGAGTAGAATACACTGACCTAAGGAAgtaataagaataaaaacatgtcCCCTGAAAAATATCTTCAATTTCTCTTTGATAAAAGAGTTAAGACAATATACTGCTCCTATCAGAGGACAGTGAGTAATCATAATATAATACTCTTTTCtctaaatctgtttttcaatCAGAATCTATGTACATGGGCTATCCAGCAGGTTTTAATAAACATCCTTACATCTCCAGTGTCTGTAAAATAACAACAAGGATTTTTCATCAGATAAAATAACTACTGAATTCTATGGTAAAGAAAGAGCTCAGGACACCAGCTGGTGAAAGTTCTGCAGCATTCCTTTGATGTGCTTTGCAGTCCATTCCCTCAGTAAGTGGCActgatttttgtaattttatgaGTGTCCAGCAGGTTGCGCTGTCTGGCCTTTGCACTGACGATGATCTCCAGGTGAGACTCAGGTGCCCATCCTCTTTGCCTGTCTGACAGTTTTGTTCCTTCTACCCAGCCTGAGAGGACAAAGAGAAGAAACATCAAGTACTGCTGAGACTGCGTTCAGGAAGCATGTAGGGTAACATCTAAACTCAGAGcgactccttatatggctttttgcttgtgttgtatcgacttgtaagtcactttggataaaagcatctgccaaatgaataaatgtaaatgtaaatgagagcATGAGTAATAACTACCAGTAAGTCTGAGGTGAACTGTACGTTTTTCAGTTTGCCTGAGGCCATTAATCAAGGAATACCGTCATAAGCTGGGAATCAGTTGGGaagtatttaatttcagtccCATGGACAATTTGAGAAACTGTATGTCTcagttatatttatttgtgtattaaatGTCCATTTTTATCTGCATGCATTGTCTTTATCAATTTCATCCGTCTTGCCACTGTATAATATGGAAGTTTGCCATACCATCACTGCTCTGCTGGTGTACCAGAAGGACATCTGCTTTCTCCAAGGTCAGCTCATCTGGTTGCTGGGCAACAAAGGCCCTGATGCACTGGACCTGAGTaatgtctgtgagtgacagggagTGTGAGACATAAAATGGTGCATTGATTTTGGATTGCAACTGCCATGCGTGATGCAAAAATTAGAGCTCGGATTCATGCTATCTGCAATGTATATCATTCTCATCTGTGAGCAATAAATTTACAGTTACAGGTGTCTTTTTCTTGCGCAACATTCTCTTGTGAATTTCATCAACTGTGAAATTTAAAAGGGCGTGTcagaaatgcatacacacatgcataaatacgtgaattaaatgaaaagctGAAGTGTGTTCTGGTTGCACTGCATCTGGGCCAAAGTGACATGGACACACCTTGCGCTGTTGTGTAATCTATCTCTGGATGTGGGCGTGAGAGAGCAGAAATCCAGCGCAGTTTATCGCTTCTATgggaagaaggggaaaaaaaaaaccaaagtcAATATGGCATACAGGTACTGCAAGAAGTTGTCTGACAATGTTACatatgaatattcaaaacacaGCCCTGGGTGGCTCAGAGAGTAAGCCTGGGCTTCAAACTGGATGagtcatttgctgacaatgccTGGGATCCCATAAAAGAAGAACAAATTGGCTTGTTCCCCCTGGTAATAGGGTTGGTAGTGAGCGTGGATTCcgtactgtgtgtctgtccgcACGAGCAGAGCCTTGTGTGAGAGGTGGAGACGGAAGAGG harbors:
- the zgc:92606 gene encoding gamma-aminobutyric acid receptor-associated protein-like 1 — protein: MSSHYQRSVPLEVRRAEGERVRAKHPDKIPIIVERAARSRAPDLDKKKYLVPSDLTVGQLCFLIRQRVSMRPEEALFFFVNNSLPPSSSPLSAVYEEHHEEDLFLYMTYSNESVYGA